A window of the Lolium perenne isolate Kyuss_39 chromosome 7, Kyuss_2.0, whole genome shotgun sequence genome harbors these coding sequences:
- the LOC127314008 gene encoding GDSL esterase/lipase At5g45910, producing MAPARRRCSAWRTAAAILAVALQLLLAAAADAGKYNAVFNFGDSLVDAGNLVTEGVPDYLATARPPYGQSYFGYPTGRCSDGRLVIDFIAQEFGLPLLPPSKAKNASFAQGANLAVTGATALDTDFFQKRGLGKFVWNSGSLFTQIQWLRDLKPTFCNSTQECKDFFAKSLFVVGEFGGNDYNAPLFAGKDLKDAYQLMPHVVQGISDGVEQLIAEGAKDLIVPGVMPSGCFPVYLTMYVDPKEGYGTRSGCLKRFNTFSWVHNAMLKRALQKLRAKHPGVRIIYGDYFTPVIQFLLNAEKFGFHKQPPRACCGAPGQGPYNFNLTAKCGERGATMCADPKTHWSWDGIHLTEAAYGHIARGWLHGPFTDEPVIQSS from the exons ATggcgccggcgaggaggagaTGCTCCGCCTGGAGGACGGCGGCGGCAATTCTCGCGGTGGCGCTGCAGCTCCttctcgcggcggcggcggacgccggGAAGTACAACGCGGTGTTCAATTTCGGGGACTCGTTGGTGGACGCCGGGAACCTGGTGACGGAGGGCGTCCCGGACTACCTGGCCACGGCGCGGCCGCCCTACGGCCAGTCCTACTTCGGCTACCCCACGGGCCGCTGCTCCGACGGCCGCCTCGTCATCGATTTCATCG CGCAGGAGTTCGGGCTGCCGCTGCTGCCCCCGTCCAAGGCCAAGAACGCCAGCTTCGCGCAGGGCGCCAACCTCGCCGTCACCGGCGCCACGGCGCTCGACACCGACTTCTTCCAGAAGCGCGGGCTCGGCAAGTTCGTCTGGAACTCCGGCTCCCTCTTCACCCAAATCCAGTGGCTGCGCGACCTTAAGCCCACCTTTTGCAACTCCACTCAAG AGTGCAAGGACTTCTTTGCCAAGTCTCTGTTTGTCGtcggggaatttggtggaaacgacTACAACGCGCCGCTCTTCGCCGGGAAGGACCTCAAGGACGCCTACCAGCTGATGCCTCATGTAGTTCAGGGCATCTCAGATGGTGTTGAG CAATTGATTGCTGAGGGGGCAAAGGATTTGATTGTGCCTGGAGTGATGCCGTCTGGATGCTTTCCAGTGTACTTGACCATGTATGTTGACCCTAAAGAGGGGTACGGCACGCGTAGCGGCTGCCTCAAGCGTTTCAACACGTTCTCATGGGTGCACAATGCAATGCTCAAGCGTGCGCTACAGAAGCTCCGGGCCAAGCATCCTGGCGTGAGGATCATATATGGGGATTACTTCACACCGGTTATCCAGTTCTTGCTTAATGCTGAGAAGTTCG GATTTCACAAACAGCCGCCTAGAGCATGCTGTGGCGCTCCTGGGCAGGGTCCTTACAACTTCAATCTGACAGCCAAGTGTGGTGAGCGTGGTGCTACGATGTGTGCTGATCCGAAGACACATTGGAGCTGGGATGGGATTCACTTGACGGAAGCCGCATATGGACATATTGCCAGAGGTTGGTTGCACGGCCCATTCACGGATGAGCCTGTCATACAGTCTTCCTGA
- the LOC127312150 gene encoding protein trichome birefringence-like 38, whose protein sequence is MAKGLALSSSPRARFRHGCALMAVVLLAEAVLGRGSSAAGSCDLFQGRWVADASYPMYDAASCPFVPDVFDCRRNGRPDSTYLKLRWSPAGCRLPRFDGLDFLRRWRGKTVMFVGDSLSMNQWASLACMLHAAAPDPARVSFTKGDPVSSVRFEDYDLSVVLYFSRFLVDVAEVDGGRVLKLDSMQAASSWLGAHLLVFNTWHWWTYRGASQVWDYMQEGNRTYRDMDRLAAFTKGLSTWASWVDANVDTALTRVVYQGVSPSHYMSKEQETDGAAPASGGCFQQTRPLQVTTDGDEAAFPEQVVVRGMIASMSTPVSLLDVTALSQLRIDAHPSVYGGPGRDGMDCTHWCIAGLPDAWNHILYAMLLDQR, encoded by the exons ATGGCTAAGGGCCTGGCACTGTCGTCTTCGCCGCGTGCCAGGTTCCGCCATGGCTGCGCGCTGATGGCCGTCGTGCTGCTAGCAGAGGCCGTGCTGGGGCGTGGCAGCTCGGCAGCCGGGTCGTGCGACCTGTTCCAGGGCCGGTGGGTGGCGGACGCGTCGTACCCAATGTACGACGCCGCGAGCTGCCCCTTCGTGCCGGACGTCTTCGACTGCCGCCGCAACGGCCGGCCGGACTCCACCTACCTGAAGCTCCGGTGGAGCCCCGCCGGCTGCCGCCTCCCGAGGTTCGACGGGCTGGACTTCCTGCGGCGGTGGCGCGGGAAGACGGTGATGTTCGTGGGGGACTCGCTGAGCATGAACCAGTGGGCCTCGCTCGCCTGCATGCTCCACGCCGCCGCGCCGGACCCCGCCCGCGTCTCCTTCACCAAGGGCGACCCCGTCTCCTCCGTCCGCTTCGAGGACTACGACCTGTCGGTGGTGCTCTACTTCAGCAGGTTCCTGGTGGACGTCGCCGAGGTGGACGGCGGCCGCGTCCTCAAGCTCGACTCGATGCAGGCCGCGTCGTCCTGGCTAGGCGCGCACCTGCTCGTCTTCAACACCTGGCACTGGTGGACCTACAGGGGCGCGAGCCAAGT ATGGGACTACATGCAGGAGGGGAACAGAACGTACCGCGACATGGACCGGCTCGCCGCCTTCACCAAGGGCCTCTCCACCTGGGCGAGCTGGGTGGACGCCAACGTCGACACGGCGCTCACAAGGGTCGTGTACCAGGGCGTCTCCCCGAGCCACTACAT GTCCAAGGAGCAGGAGACCGACGGGGCGGCGCCGGCGTCGGGGGGCTGCTTCCAGCAGACGCGGCCGCTGCAGGTAACCACGGACGGCGACGAGGCGGCGTTCCCGGAGCAGGTGGTCGTGCGGGGGATGATCGCCTCCATGTCGACGCCGGTGTCGCTGCTGGACGTCACCGCGCTCTCGCAGCTCAGGATCGACGCGCACCCGTCGGTGTACGGCGGGCCTGGGCGCGACGGCATGGACTGCACGCACTGGTGCATCGCCGGCCTGCCCGACGCCTGGAACCACATCCTCTACGCCATGCTGCTCGACCAAAGATGA